Proteins found in one Serratia plymuthica genomic segment:
- a CDS encoding prolyl oligopeptidase family serine peptidase, giving the protein MILLRKTIFMVSLYLLAGVAYCCARADVLFDSQKNKDHYRWMEVEQSYMAQWLKLRTKQSRKTIDALPWRGATENQLHAFINAEGNLSDVYDAGDSRFYLRSTPAFPYLRLFVKQKNSSEKVIIDPPVGSGIHFFSPSHDGRYVAYGLSESGAEITSIKILDVSSGKKLDDIIPRVRYPNIVWRPDNRSFYYTRLPPIKTNGLASESLSGEKVYLHHIGKDYKSDETIFDAYMVSGLRKSTYDDVALYASPDSDWLLASISPSVSGYSRSIFSVRVKALNGRKTPWVKIIDGKKNVSDFVFSGKWLYLAKYNLSSGYLITRLDLGKPYTSEEKVLEWSNGELTGFTTSSEALYITYHDSGTNRFVRVPFANINHIQNVPRPFDGEVTALFSGIDRRGILFTLQGWTRPPGIFHYDPDNISVEKTNLIEPKSYSFSDYEVDEKWVMSKDHVRVPLTIIHRRGMRLDGSAPTWLSAYGAYGTSTFPNFDPSRLIWLRNGGIIAIAHVRGGGELGPAWHAGGRGPNKENSITDFIQCAEYLVSHGYTKPARLAISGESAGGIIIGMAMVQRPRLFAAAAIDVGILNTSRLDQIPIGPMNFEEFGSPSTEHGRRDLRKIDAYNNLQDGVRYPAVILTVGLNDARVSPWQTAKFAARLEEIALKEKEPNPVLILAENNSGHSPSTYAQADAKFLDIMSFFIWRTADDDSSISVP; this is encoded by the coding sequence TTGATCCTTTTGAGAAAAACTATTTTTATGGTTTCGCTGTATCTTCTGGCTGGCGTAGCATATTGTTGCGCCCGAGCTGATGTTTTGTTTGATTCTCAAAAAAACAAGGATCACTATCGCTGGATGGAAGTTGAACAGAGCTATATGGCTCAATGGCTTAAGCTCAGAACGAAGCAATCTCGAAAAACGATAGATGCCCTTCCCTGGAGAGGGGCTACCGAAAACCAGCTGCATGCTTTTATCAATGCTGAAGGCAACCTTTCAGACGTTTACGATGCAGGGGATAGTCGTTTTTATCTACGCTCCACTCCTGCATTTCCTTATTTACGCCTTTTTGTAAAACAGAAAAATAGCAGCGAAAAAGTGATTATTGATCCTCCTGTAGGTAGCGGTATTCACTTTTTTTCTCCTTCGCATGATGGTCGGTATGTCGCTTATGGACTATCCGAAAGTGGTGCAGAAATTACCTCAATTAAGATTCTTGATGTCAGTAGCGGAAAAAAACTTGACGATATTATTCCACGTGTTCGCTACCCAAACATAGTGTGGCGACCTGATAATAGATCATTCTACTACACGCGCCTGCCGCCCATAAAAACAAATGGCTTGGCTTCCGAGAGTCTTTCTGGTGAAAAGGTTTATCTTCACCATATCGGTAAGGATTATAAAAGCGATGAAACCATTTTTGATGCTTATATGGTATCAGGACTAAGAAAAAGCACTTACGATGATGTGGCTTTATATGCGTCGCCGGATTCAGATTGGCTGCTTGCATCTATATCACCTTCAGTTAGTGGGTATAGCAGATCAATATTTTCAGTACGTGTTAAAGCATTGAATGGACGAAAAACCCCGTGGGTGAAAATTATCGATGGAAAGAAGAATGTATCTGATTTTGTTTTTTCCGGGAAATGGTTATACCTGGCAAAATATAATTTATCTTCAGGTTACTTGATTACGCGCCTGGATCTCGGTAAGCCATATACTTCGGAAGAGAAAGTGCTTGAGTGGTCGAATGGTGAATTAACTGGTTTTACAACCAGTAGCGAGGCGCTTTACATCACATATCATGATTCCGGGACGAACAGATTTGTGCGTGTGCCATTCGCGAATATTAATCATATTCAGAATGTCCCTCGTCCATTTGATGGCGAGGTTACGGCCTTGTTTTCAGGCATTGACAGGCGAGGGATTCTCTTCACGTTGCAGGGGTGGACTAGGCCACCGGGAATATTTCATTATGACCCTGATAACATATCAGTCGAGAAGACCAATCTGATTGAGCCGAAATCCTATTCTTTTTCTGACTATGAAGTGGACGAAAAATGGGTTATGTCAAAAGATCATGTGCGTGTCCCTCTCACCATCATTCACCGTCGAGGAATGAGGTTAGATGGCTCTGCGCCAACTTGGCTAAGTGCCTACGGAGCTTATGGAACAAGTACGTTTCCCAACTTTGATCCGTCACGTCTTATCTGGCTCAGAAATGGCGGTATTATCGCAATCGCTCATGTTCGCGGGGGGGGAGAACTGGGGCCTGCCTGGCATGCAGGTGGACGTGGCCCAAACAAAGAAAATTCAATTACTGATTTCATACAGTGTGCAGAATATCTGGTGAGTCATGGTTACACAAAACCTGCACGACTTGCTATAAGCGGTGAAAGCGCTGGCGGAATCATTATTGGAATGGCAATGGTACAGCGCCCCCGGTTGTTTGCCGCCGCGGCAATTGATGTTGGCATTCTTAATACCAGTCGACTGGACCAAATTCCAATTGGCCCAATGAATTTTGAAGAGTTTGGTTCACCATCCACCGAACATGGGCGGCGTGACCTGCGAAAAATCGATGCATACAACAACCTGCAAGACGGTGTACGTTATCCTGCTGTAATACTTACGGTTGGGTTAAATGATGCGCGGGTTTCCCCATGGCAAACGGCCAAATTCGCCGCCCGCCTGGAAGAGATAGCTCTAAAGGAAAAAGAACCAAATCCAGTGCTTATTCTCGCTGAAAATAATTCTGGGCACAGCCCAAGTACCTATGCGCAAGCTGATGCAAAGTTCCTGGATATCATGAGTTTCTTTATTTGGAGAACAGCCGACGATGACTCAAGCATCAGTGTGCCTTAA
- a CDS encoding LysR family transcriptional regulator, which translates to MSRKFDYLGDVEAFIAVVEKGSFTAGAVALSTTASVLSRAVSRLETRLGRQLLHRTTRHLGLTEAGRLYLEQARSAFQQLDEAGREIQGLEGELTGRVRISVPTTYGHYRLPPLLARFAQQFPQVRVELNITNRNVDLVAEGFDLAIRLGDLPDSGLVARKLEDAALLLVASPDYLKRAGTPKTLEELERHMCLPFVMPRTGRLAPWVFRDGERDIDWLPNSSIEISDDVLGVVSLAEQGMGICQSYEFIVHDRMKSGRLVEILPHLRGRSRPFSVVYAPHRRQSPATRAMIEQLCL; encoded by the coding sequence ATGAGCCGTAAATTTGACTACCTTGGGGATGTTGAGGCTTTCATTGCGGTGGTCGAGAAAGGTTCTTTTACTGCGGGAGCCGTGGCGCTTTCCACCACGGCTTCCGTTCTGAGCCGGGCCGTTTCCCGCCTTGAAACACGCCTGGGGCGGCAATTGCTGCATCGAACCACCCGCCACCTGGGCCTGACTGAAGCCGGGCGGCTCTACCTGGAGCAGGCGCGATCGGCATTTCAGCAGCTTGACGAGGCCGGGCGCGAGATCCAGGGGCTGGAAGGCGAACTGACCGGCCGCGTGCGGATAAGCGTGCCCACCACTTATGGGCACTATCGCCTACCGCCGCTGCTGGCGCGCTTTGCCCAGCAGTTCCCGCAAGTCCGGGTGGAATTGAATATCACCAATCGCAATGTCGATTTGGTCGCGGAAGGGTTTGATCTCGCCATCCGCCTTGGCGACTTGCCCGACAGCGGCCTGGTCGCGCGAAAACTCGAAGATGCGGCATTGCTTTTGGTCGCCTCGCCCGACTACCTCAAACGAGCCGGTACCCCCAAGACATTGGAAGAATTGGAGCGGCATATGTGCCTGCCGTTCGTCATGCCGCGCACCGGCCGGCTCGCGCCGTGGGTATTTCGCGACGGTGAGCGTGATATTGACTGGCTGCCCAACTCATCCATCGAAATTTCCGATGACGTATTGGGCGTAGTGTCCCTGGCCGAACAGGGTATGGGTATTTGCCAGAGCTATGAATTTATCGTTCACGACCGAATGAAAAGCGGCCGGCTAGTGGAAATACTGCCGCATCTGCGCGGCCGTTCACGGCCCTTCTCGGTGGTATACGCACCGCATCGCCGCCAATCGCCGGCAACGCGGGCCATGATCGAGCAGTTGTGTTTATAG
- a CDS encoding SDR family NAD(P)-dependent oxidoreductase, with amino-acid sequence MDLQLTGKTALVTGATAGIGLAIARTLVREGVAVTLTGRDPEKLASAAAEIVTEIPDARVSTVVADLSRAEGAAALIAAHPDTDILINNLGYYEAKPFAEITDDDWLHMLDVNVMSGVRLSRHYFPRMLQRNWGRVVFMSSEVGAFTPPDMVHYGVSKSAQLAVSRGMAELTKGTGVTVNSVLPSATRSEGIVDYLRQTAPRPGMTDAEIEAHFFQTYRPSSLIARMIEADEIAAMVALLVSPLGAASNGAAVRVEGGTFRSIL; translated from the coding sequence ATGGATCTGCAACTGACTGGCAAGACAGCACTTGTCACCGGCGCCACTGCGGGCATCGGTTTGGCTATCGCGCGTACCCTGGTACGTGAAGGCGTGGCGGTGACTCTCACGGGGCGTGATCCCGAAAAACTGGCAAGCGCTGCTGCGGAAATCGTCACTGAAATCCCCGATGCTCGGGTTTCCACGGTAGTTGCGGACCTCAGCCGCGCTGAAGGTGCCGCTGCGCTGATTGCTGCGCACCCGGATACCGACATCCTGATCAACAACCTTGGCTACTACGAGGCTAAACCCTTCGCCGAGATCACCGACGACGATTGGCTTCACATGCTCGATGTTAACGTGATGTCCGGTGTGCGTCTGTCACGCCATTACTTCCCGCGCATGCTGCAAAGGAACTGGGGCAGGGTGGTCTTCATGTCGAGCGAAGTCGGCGCGTTCACGCCGCCAGACATGGTTCACTATGGGGTCAGCAAATCTGCACAGTTAGCGGTCTCGCGCGGCATGGCCGAGTTGACCAAGGGCACCGGCGTGACCGTCAACAGTGTGTTGCCCTCGGCCACCCGTTCAGAGGGCATCGTCGACTATCTGCGCCAGACGGCACCGCGCCCAGGTATGACCGATGCGGAGATCGAAGCGCATTTCTTCCAGACTTATCGTCCCAGCTCGTTGATCGCACGTATGATCGAAGCCGACGAAATTGCGGCAATGGTGGCTTTGTTGGTCAGTCCGTTGGGTGCGGCTTCTAATGGCGCTGCGGTACGTGTAGAAGGCGGAACCTTCCGTTCCATCCTTTAA
- a CDS encoding L-dopachrome tautomerase-related protein — protein MPKHFFRLSAMAMVAVLSFETAAIAADSPPLERWRSYSGVSWESPKGGKDPAAFSGSVNAPIAGIHFDQQGAAFVSTPRLVSAAAPATLSILDTRATSGPARLTAFPSRAGNAVNAAPEQNLRNVLGFYVDRENGWLWALDMGFVAGETEAPAGSQKVLVLDLKSGRTIKRIGLDGVADRKGSFLNDIVVDERRRVAYISDSGSRSAPNNKVGLIVVDFATGGARRVLDRHVSLQVEAGVKVVAHGADVWPGNPLLIGINGIALSPDGRTLYWTVTTGTHAHAVPTEILRNAAATDEQITAKIQDLGSVGGNTDGIVTDAVGNLYITDVTRNGIVKFDPKSGAMSLLAAAEGVRWPDTPAIQPGGDLIFTSSSLNDHFAGTVKRGEERYELWRLPLGER, from the coding sequence ATGCCCAAACATTTCTTTCGTCTTTCCGCCATGGCCATGGTGGCCGTGTTGTCTTTCGAAACCGCGGCGATAGCGGCAGATTCGCCACCCCTTGAACGCTGGCGCAGTTATAGCGGCGTGAGCTGGGAATCACCCAAAGGTGGCAAGGATCCGGCTGCTTTTTCCGGGTCGGTCAACGCGCCTATCGCCGGTATCCATTTCGATCAGCAAGGCGCCGCGTTCGTGAGTACGCCGCGCCTGGTGTCCGCCGCTGCGCCTGCCACGTTGAGCATTCTGGACACCCGTGCCACGTCCGGCCCCGCACGGTTGACGGCATTCCCTTCCCGGGCAGGCAACGCCGTGAATGCCGCGCCGGAGCAAAACCTGCGCAATGTGCTGGGTTTCTATGTCGATCGTGAGAACGGCTGGTTGTGGGCACTGGACATGGGTTTTGTCGCCGGTGAAACCGAGGCCCCGGCCGGGTCGCAGAAGGTGCTGGTACTGGATCTGAAGTCGGGCCGAACGATCAAGCGCATCGGCCTGGATGGCGTGGCCGACCGCAAGGGCAGCTTCCTGAACGATATTGTCGTCGATGAGCGCCGTCGCGTTGCCTATATCTCCGACAGCGGTTCGCGCAGCGCGCCGAACAATAAAGTCGGCCTGATCGTGGTGGATTTCGCCACCGGCGGTGCCCGCCGGGTACTTGACCGGCACGTGAGCCTGCAGGTTGAGGCGGGTGTGAAGGTCGTTGCGCATGGCGCAGACGTTTGGCCAGGTAACCCGTTACTTATTGGCATTAACGGCATCGCCTTGTCGCCGGACGGCCGCACGTTGTATTGGACAGTGACGACAGGCACGCACGCGCATGCGGTGCCGACCGAAATCTTGCGCAACGCTGCGGCTACAGATGAACAGATTACCGCAAAGATCCAGGATCTTGGCTCCGTAGGCGGTAATACCGATGGCATCGTGACCGACGCCGTCGGCAACCTTTACATTACCGACGTCACCCGCAATGGCATCGTGAAGTTTGATCCCAAAAGCGGGGCGATGTCGCTGCTCGCCGCCGCCGAGGGCGTACGCTGGCCTGACACGCCGGCTATCCAACCGGGAGGGGATCTTATCTTCACGTCGAGCAGCTTGAATGATCACTTTGCGGGAACCGTTAAACGGGGTGAAGAGCGTTATGAGCTATGGCGTTTGCCATTGGGCGAACGCTGA
- a CDS encoding GlxA family transcriptional regulator: protein MLSSGLSLPIEMWKAAASSYFAEQRNHYKNQDKYTLTLCKPENILSISTIGINKNPIPTHSGFSLIADDVLEEDADYDIIYLPAIWRNPRPIVRRNTAITQWLTTQAAKGTRIAAVGTGCCFLAEARLLDGQPATTHWHYFEQFAHDYPEVNLKTKYFITQSENIFCAASVKALSDLTVHFIETTYGKKVANHTQRTFFHEIRSHFERLCYREENKPHPDEDIIQIQTWIKENCTTNLPMQKLADMVGMSLRNFNRRFKNATDISPLQYLLKVRIESAINMLQTTNLSIQEIAALVGYQDIAHFNRQFKRISSVSPGDYRKTVRAKMFRTEHAVEAESEF, encoded by the coding sequence ATGCTGAGTTCCGGCCTCAGCCTGCCAATAGAAATGTGGAAAGCAGCAGCAAGCAGTTATTTTGCGGAACAAAGAAACCATTATAAAAATCAAGATAAATACACACTTACCTTATGTAAACCCGAAAACATCCTCAGTATTAGTACTATAGGTATTAATAAAAATCCCATACCGACACACAGCGGTTTTAGCCTGATTGCCGATGACGTACTGGAAGAGGATGCCGATTACGATATCATCTATCTGCCCGCCATCTGGCGCAATCCGCGCCCTATTGTAAGACGCAACACGGCCATTACCCAGTGGCTGACAACACAGGCGGCAAAAGGCACGCGGATCGCCGCCGTCGGGACAGGTTGCTGTTTCCTGGCGGAAGCCCGGCTACTGGATGGCCAACCGGCCACCACCCACTGGCACTATTTCGAACAGTTTGCGCATGATTATCCCGAAGTTAATTTAAAAACAAAATATTTCATCACCCAGTCCGAGAATATTTTCTGTGCAGCCAGTGTGAAAGCCCTTTCCGATCTCACCGTTCATTTTATTGAGACCACCTACGGTAAAAAAGTGGCAAACCATACGCAACGGACTTTCTTCCATGAGATCCGCAGCCATTTTGAACGCCTGTGTTACAGAGAAGAAAATAAACCTCATCCTGACGAGGATATAATCCAGATCCAAACCTGGATAAAGGAAAATTGCACGACAAACTTACCGATGCAGAAACTCGCCGATATGGTAGGCATGAGTTTGCGCAACTTTAACCGCCGCTTCAAAAATGCGACCGATATTTCGCCTTTGCAATATCTATTAAAGGTTCGGATTGAGTCCGCAATCAATATGTTACAAACGACTAATTTGAGCATTCAGGAAATTGCCGCTCTGGTAGGTTACCAGGATATTGCGCACTTTAACCGCCAGTTCAAACGCATCTCCAGCGTTTCGCCCGGTGATTATCGCAAAACCGTTCGCGCCAAGATGTTCCGTACGGAACACGCCGTCGAGGCTGAATCAGAGTTTTAA